From the genome of Mesorhizobium japonicum MAFF 303099, one region includes:
- a CDS encoding glucan ABC transporter ATP-binding protein/ permease, with protein MSLLQIYWRALGYLAADKRRVALICGANVALAAIAILEPIMFGRVIDAISEHGSVFSTLAVWAGLGAFNVIAFVLVARGADRFAHARRSEVLCQSFERVITMPLAWHHQRGTSNALHTLLRAVETLFSLWLEFMRQHLSTAVALVLLVPTALSMDVRMSMVLLGLGVLYVGIGRLVMKRTKAGQAAVERHYHKVFAHVTDSVSNVAVLQSYNRLGHEAETLRRYVKNLLDAQNPVLDWWAIANALNRLSSTISMMVVLLIGAYLVTHGQLRVGDVIAFTGFATLLISRLDQMSAFANQISEARAKLEEFYKLEDSAADAAEPDGLRDLTNVTGHVRFEDVGFEFANSGQGVSGVSFEVQAGQTVAIVGPTGAGKTTLINLLQRVFSPSTGRILIDGIDTRTVTRKSLRHSIATVFQDAGLLNRSIEDNIRVGRADASNVEIHAAAVAAAAQDFILAKSGGYDTVVGERGGQLSGGERQRIAIARAVLKDAPILVLDEATSALDVETEDRVKEAIDELRRDRTTFIIAHRLTTVRDADLVVFMDKGRVVEMGGFAELSLRNGRFASLLRAGGLLNDEEVRRLSRSVQGEAA; from the coding sequence GTGTCACTTCTGCAGATCTATTGGAGAGCGCTGGGCTATCTGGCCGCCGACAAGAGGCGCGTCGCGCTGATTTGCGGCGCCAATGTCGCACTGGCCGCTATCGCCATCCTGGAGCCGATCATGTTTGGCCGGGTGATCGATGCCATCTCCGAGCATGGTTCGGTATTCTCCACGCTTGCCGTGTGGGCCGGTTTGGGCGCCTTCAACGTCATCGCTTTCGTCCTGGTGGCGCGCGGCGCCGACCGCTTTGCTCACGCCCGGCGCAGCGAAGTGCTGTGCCAGTCCTTCGAGCGCGTCATCACCATGCCGCTCGCCTGGCATCATCAGCGCGGCACGTCCAATGCCCTGCACACCTTGCTGCGTGCCGTTGAGACGCTGTTCAGCCTGTGGCTCGAATTCATGCGCCAGCATCTGTCCACGGCTGTCGCGCTCGTGCTGCTCGTGCCGACGGCACTCAGCATGGATGTGCGTATGTCGATGGTGCTGCTGGGGCTCGGCGTGCTCTATGTCGGCATCGGCCGTCTGGTGATGAAGCGCACCAAGGCGGGCCAGGCAGCCGTCGAGCGCCATTACCACAAGGTGTTCGCGCATGTGACGGACTCCGTCAGCAACGTCGCCGTTCTCCAGAGCTACAACCGCCTTGGCCATGAGGCCGAGACGCTGCGTCGCTACGTCAAGAACCTGCTCGACGCGCAGAACCCGGTGCTCGACTGGTGGGCCATTGCCAATGCGCTCAATCGCCTGTCGTCGACCATCTCGATGATGGTGGTGCTTCTGATCGGCGCCTATCTGGTGACCCATGGCCAGCTGCGCGTCGGTGACGTCATCGCCTTCACCGGTTTCGCCACGCTGCTGATCTCGCGGCTGGACCAGATGTCGGCTTTCGCCAACCAGATTTCGGAGGCTCGCGCCAAGCTCGAGGAGTTCTACAAGCTTGAGGACTCGGCCGCCGATGCCGCCGAGCCGGATGGCCTGCGCGACCTCACCAACGTCACCGGCCATGTCCGCTTTGAGGATGTCGGCTTCGAATTCGCCAATTCAGGGCAGGGCGTCAGCGGCGTGTCCTTCGAGGTTCAGGCCGGCCAGACCGTCGCCATTGTCGGACCGACGGGTGCTGGCAAGACCACGCTCATCAATCTGCTGCAGCGCGTCTTCTCGCCGTCCACTGGCCGCATCCTGATCGACGGCATCGATACCCGCACCGTAACCCGCAAGTCGCTGCGCCATTCGATCGCCACGGTGTTCCAGGATGCCGGACTGCTCAACCGCTCGATCGAGGACAATATCCGCGTCGGCCGCGCCGATGCGAGCAATGTCGAGATCCATGCCGCGGCCGTCGCGGCTGCCGCGCAGGACTTCATTCTGGCCAAGAGCGGCGGCTACGACACGGTGGTCGGCGAACGTGGCGGCCAGCTGTCAGGCGGCGAGCGCCAGCGCATCGCCATTGCGCGTGCCGTGCTCAAGGATGCCCCGATACTGGTGCTCGACGAGGCGACCAGCGCGCTCGACGTCGAGACCGAGGACCGCGTCAAGGAAGCGATCGACGAGTTGCGGCGCGACCGCACCACCTTCATTATCGCCCACCGCCTGACCACCGTTCGCGACGCCGATCTGGTCGTGTTCATGGACAAGGGCAGGGTGGTCGAAATGGGTGGCTTTGCCGAACTGTCGCTACGCAACGGCCGCTTTGCCAGCCTGCTGCGCGCCGGCGGCCTGCTCAACGATGAGGAAGTCCGCCGCCTCAGCCGCTCCGTGCAGGGCGAGGCCGCGTAA
- a CDS encoding heme ABC transporter permease — protein MSDTTSRLSGWMDLANPTRFVGLADKVVPWLATIAALILAVGLYMSFAAPEDFQQGITVRIMYIHVPFAWLAMMCYSLMAVSALGTLVWRHPLADVALKSAAPIGAVFTALALITGSIWGKPMWGTWWVWDARLTSVFVLFLMYLGIIALTRALDDASRAAWAAAIITLVGFINIPIIKFSVDWWNTLHQPASVFRLGGPTIDPSLLWPLLVMAVGFTALFFALHLMAMRTEIRRRRVIAMRRVAARQAERA, from the coding sequence ATGAGCGACACGACTTCACGCCTGAGCGGCTGGATGGACCTTGCCAACCCGACGCGCTTCGTTGGGCTGGCCGACAAGGTCGTGCCATGGCTGGCGACGATCGCCGCGCTCATCCTTGCCGTCGGGCTTTATATGAGTTTTGCTGCGCCGGAGGACTTCCAGCAAGGCATCACAGTGCGCATCATGTACATCCATGTGCCCTTCGCCTGGCTTGCCATGATGTGTTACTCACTGATGGCCGTCTCAGCCCTTGGCACGCTGGTCTGGCGCCATCCGCTGGCCGATGTCGCGCTGAAATCGGCGGCCCCCATCGGCGCGGTCTTCACCGCACTGGCCCTGATCACCGGTTCGATCTGGGGCAAGCCGATGTGGGGCACCTGGTGGGTATGGGACGCGCGCCTGACCTCGGTCTTCGTGCTGTTCCTGATGTATCTCGGCATCATCGCGCTGACCCGTGCGCTCGACGATGCCAGCCGCGCCGCCTGGGCCGCCGCCATCATCACGTTGGTCGGCTTCATCAACATCCCGATCATCAAATTCTCGGTCGACTGGTGGAACACGCTGCACCAGCCGGCCTCGGTGTTCCGGCTCGGCGGCCCGACCATCGACCCAAGCCTGCTCTGGCCGCTGCTGGTCATGGCTGTCGGTTTCACGGCGCTGTTCTTCGCGCTGCACCTGATGGCGATGCGTACCGAAATCCGCCGTCGCCGGGTGATCGCCATGCGGCGTGTGGCGGCGCGGCAGGCTGAGCGGGCTTAA
- a CDS encoding D-TA family PLP-dependent enzyme has product MPTVHDLDTPSILIDAARAEANIARAQAHADKNGLKLRPHIKTHKLPYWAKKQVAAGAVGITCQKIGEAEVMTDAGLSDIFLPYNILGRAKLQRLKTLHGRVTLSVTSDSMETLEGLAATFTDAGHPLQVLVECDTGMGRCGVQTADQAVALARLIDKAGGLTFGGLMTYPAAGRAAEAEAWLANAKQALAASGLACERISSGGTPDMWRSGEDSVVTEYRPGTYIYLDRYQVAKGVGTLDDCALTVLATVVSHPTATRAILDSGSKALSSDTLGLKDFGELLGAPDARVTGLSEEHGTVTLSGDAKLRIGERVRVVPDHCCVVTNLFNEVNLIDGETVLETLPVAARGKMG; this is encoded by the coding sequence ATGCCGACCGTCCATGACCTCGATACGCCGTCGATCCTGATCGACGCCGCGCGCGCCGAAGCCAACATTGCCCGCGCACAGGCCCATGCCGACAAAAACGGACTGAAGCTCAGGCCGCATATCAAGACGCACAAATTGCCCTATTGGGCGAAGAAGCAGGTGGCGGCGGGTGCCGTCGGCATCACCTGCCAGAAGATCGGCGAGGCCGAGGTGATGACCGATGCCGGGCTGTCCGATATTTTTCTGCCCTACAACATTCTCGGCCGCGCCAAGCTGCAACGGCTGAAGACGCTGCATGGTCGCGTGACCCTGTCGGTCACTTCCGACAGCATGGAGACGCTGGAAGGACTGGCCGCCACTTTCACCGATGCCGGCCATCCTCTCCAGGTTCTGGTCGAATGCGACACCGGCATGGGCCGCTGCGGCGTGCAGACAGCTGACCAAGCGGTTGCGCTGGCAAGGCTGATCGATAAGGCCGGTGGCCTAACCTTCGGCGGGCTGATGACCTATCCGGCGGCTGGCCGCGCGGCAGAGGCTGAAGCCTGGCTCGCTAATGCCAAGCAGGCGCTTGCCGCTTCCGGTCTCGCTTGCGAACGCATCTCCAGCGGCGGCACCCCGGACATGTGGCGCTCCGGCGAGGACAGCGTTGTCACCGAATATCGGCCCGGCACTTACATCTATCTCGACCGCTATCAGGTCGCCAAAGGCGTCGGCACCCTCGACGATTGCGCCCTCACGGTGCTCGCCACCGTCGTCAGCCATCCAACGGCAACACGCGCCATTCTCGACAGCGGCAGCAAGGCGCTGTCGAGCGACACGCTCGGGCTAAAAGACTTTGGCGAACTGCTCGGCGCTCCCGATGCAAGGGTCACCGGGCTCAGCGAAGAACATGGCACTGTCACGCTTTCCGGTGATGCGAAGCTGCGCATCGGCGAGCGCGTGCGCGTGGTGCCCGACCATTGCTGCGTCGTCACCAATCTGTTCAACGAGGTCAATCTGATCGACGGCGAGACCGTGCTGGAAACGCTGCCGGTGGCAGCGCGGGGGAAAATGGGATGA
- a CDS encoding D-lyxose/D-mannose family sugar isomerase, producing MKRSAINDIIREADAFIRSFGYIMPPFAYWSPEEMKARQVDSSAIFTSRLGWDITDYGQEKFNELGLFLFTVRNGRYEDMKKGMGMLYAEKIMISRKDQLSPMHRHNIKAEDIINRGGGKLVLELFMHDRDGGIDPKAEVSVPVDGTIHRLPAGGLLKLDPGQSVTLLPGVWHAFWAEGKDVLIGEVSTVNDDLTDNVFREPIGRFSNIDEDVAPVHLLVADYEKWLG from the coding sequence ATGAAACGCTCCGCCATCAACGACATCATCCGCGAAGCCGACGCTTTCATCCGCTCGTTCGGCTACATCATGCCGCCCTTCGCCTATTGGTCGCCCGAGGAGATGAAGGCGCGCCAGGTTGATTCTTCGGCGATCTTCACCTCGCGGCTCGGCTGGGACATCACCGATTACGGCCAGGAGAAGTTCAACGAGCTCGGCCTGTTCCTGTTCACCGTGCGCAACGGCCGCTACGAGGACATGAAGAAGGGCATGGGCATGCTCTATGCCGAGAAGATCATGATCTCGCGCAAGGACCAGCTGTCGCCGATGCACCGCCACAACATCAAGGCCGAGGACATCATCAACCGCGGCGGCGGCAAGCTGGTGCTGGAACTGTTCATGCATGACCGCGACGGCGGCATCGACCCCAAGGCCGAGGTGTCGGTGCCGGTCGATGGAACCATCCACCGGCTGCCGGCGGGCGGCCTGCTGAAGCTCGACCCGGGCCAGAGCGTTACGCTGCTGCCTGGCGTCTGGCATGCGTTCTGGGCCGAGGGCAAGGACGTGCTGATCGGCGAGGTGTCGACCGTCAACGACGATCTCACCGACAATGTCTTCCGCGAGCCGATCGGCCGCTTCTCCAACATCGACGAGGATGTCGCCCCGGTGCATCTGCTGGTGGCCGACTATGAGAAGTGGCTGGGGTAG
- a CDS encoding RDD family protein, with amino-acid sequence MATARNPAELIRPLITPEGVDLRVKLADAGTRASAFLLDVVIIVAAAIAVTLVVIFGLGGLGVKEAEPLFIVWIIFIFLLRNVYFIAFEAGRRAATPGKRIVGVRVASRSGAGLTIDQVIARNLMREIEVFLPLSIIAARGGAGVADTLSTIFGLVWALLFSLFLLFNRDRLRIGDLLAGTWVVETPKLKLVEDLSLRKDPVARRFHFSPAQLDAYGIAELHKLEEVLRRDDYFAMKAVAETIGHKIGAKIEPIDSRTFLTAYYGDLRAHLERKLLLGNRKADKYAR; translated from the coding sequence ATGGCAACGGCTAGGAACCCTGCCGAGCTGATAAGACCGCTGATCACGCCGGAAGGTGTCGACCTCAGGGTCAAGCTGGCGGACGCCGGTACGCGGGCTTCGGCCTTCCTGCTCGATGTGGTGATCATCGTCGCTGCCGCTATTGCGGTCACCCTGGTCGTCATCTTCGGCCTCGGCGGCCTTGGCGTGAAGGAGGCGGAGCCGCTCTTCATCGTCTGGATCATCTTCATCTTCCTGCTGCGCAACGTCTATTTCATCGCCTTCGAGGCGGGGCGGCGGGCAGCGACGCCCGGCAAGCGGATCGTTGGCGTGCGGGTCGCCTCGCGCAGCGGCGCAGGCCTCACCATCGACCAGGTCATCGCGCGCAACCTGATGCGCGAGATCGAGGTTTTCCTGCCGCTGTCGATCATCGCCGCGCGCGGCGGCGCCGGCGTCGCCGACACGCTGTCGACGATTTTCGGGCTGGTGTGGGCGTTGCTGTTTTCGCTGTTTCTATTGTTCAACCGCGACCGGCTGCGCATTGGCGACCTGCTTGCCGGTACCTGGGTGGTGGAGACGCCGAAACTCAAGCTGGTCGAGGACCTTTCGCTGCGAAAGGATCCGGTCGCCAGGCGCTTCCATTTCAGCCCGGCGCAGCTCGATGCCTATGGCATCGCCGAATTGCACAAGCTGGAAGAAGTGCTGCGCCGTGACGACTATTTCGCGATGAAAGCTGTTGCCGAGACGATCGGTCACAAGATCGGCGCGAAGATCGAGCCGATCGATTCAAGGACCTTTTTGACCGCCTACTACGGTGATCTGAGGGCGCATCTCGAGCGCAAGCTGCTGCTCGGCAATCGCAAGGCGGATAAGTACGCGCGGTAG
- a CDS encoding stage II sporulation protein M, whose translation MTLQAGTDAVRQSLASFRQEREADWKAFEALLSRVEKRAPRTLSEDELLALPLLYRSALSSLSVARATSLDSALIAYLEALSLRGYFYLYGARRGLRQRVGDFFLRDWPAAVRDLWRETSVSVALTVVGAIAGYWLVASDKRWYDAIIAPTLAGGRNPDSSVEVLRSVLYDGGSSHFLSGFAAYLFTHNTQVAILAFALGFAFAVPSVLIILMNGCMLGALFQVYAAKGLGFELGGWLSIHGTTELFAIALAGAAGMRIGTRIAFPGELTRMAAAAQAGRVAATAMVGVMVMLLFAGLLEGIGRQTITSDATRYAIGGGMLALWIAYFYLFRLVRHGNG comes from the coding sequence ATGACGCTGCAAGCCGGCACCGATGCCGTACGCCAGTCGCTGGCCAGCTTCCGCCAGGAGCGCGAGGCCGACTGGAAGGCGTTCGAGGCGCTGCTTTCGCGCGTCGAAAAACGCGCGCCCCGCACGCTTTCGGAAGACGAGCTGCTGGCGCTGCCCCTGCTCTACCGTTCGGCGCTGTCCTCGCTCTCGGTGGCCCGCGCGACGTCGCTCGACAGCGCGCTGATCGCCTATCTGGAGGCGCTCAGCCTGCGCGGCTATTTCTACCTCTATGGTGCGCGACGAGGCTTGAGGCAGCGCGTCGGCGATTTCTTCCTGCGTGACTGGCCGGCGGCAGTCCGCGATCTGTGGCGCGAGACCTCGGTGTCGGTCGCACTGACTGTCGTCGGCGCCATTGCCGGCTACTGGCTGGTGGCGTCCGACAAGCGCTGGTACGACGCCATCATCGCACCCACCCTTGCCGGCGGGCGCAACCCGGATTCGTCGGTCGAAGTGCTGCGCAGCGTGCTCTACGATGGCGGCAGCAGCCACTTCCTGTCGGGCTTCGCCGCCTATCTGTTCACCCACAACACACAGGTGGCGATCCTGGCTTTTGCTCTCGGCTTCGCCTTCGCGGTGCCGAGCGTGCTGATCATCCTGATGAACGGATGCATGCTGGGCGCACTGTTCCAGGTCTATGCGGCCAAGGGGCTGGGCTTCGAGCTCGGCGGCTGGCTTTCGATCCACGGCACGACCGAACTGTTCGCCATTGCGCTCGCGGGCGCAGCCGGCATGCGGATCGGCACGCGCATCGCCTTCCCCGGCGAACTGACACGGATGGCCGCCGCCGCCCAGGCCGGGCGGGTGGCGGCGACCGCGATGGTCGGCGTGATGGTGATGCTTCTGTTTGCAGGCCTGCTCGAAGGCATCGGCCGGCAGACGATCACCAGCGATGCGACGCGCTACGCCATTGGTGGCGGCATGCTGGCGTTATGGATCGCCTATTTCTATCTGTTCCGGTTGGTGCGGCATGGCAACGGCTAG
- a CDS encoding DUF58 domain-containing protein: MIYPTGRAVWAAVAGAIPAFLIALALPHVWYLGLLWICALLAFLAVDAAAGRGRASLSASLSAPPQVGVGGRFTVHVAASLGQRARMLQARVGHDQRVEPVSRTGGALPANGGTIDLEFTARRRGIASFDRVWLRWNGPFGLTWNQVVLPMDRKVAVLPDVSSARDEAITLLQRSALADGHAQRRAGQGREFEALKDYQPGMGRRMIDWKRSARHGKLLAREFRVEENNNIVLAIDSGRLMCEPVDGVPKVDRAVTAALLSAFIALKGGDLVSLFSFDATPRVSSGAVRGSPSFTMIQKRAAEIDYSSAETNFTLALTTLAAKLDRRSLVIVFTDFVDPISAELMLRTVGRLTERHLVLFMLMKDVELETLADMQPTKPEDVARAVTAGGLLRERQVVIGRLRLLGAHVIEADHQRLGPALVERYIQLKEENLL, from the coding sequence TTGATCTACCCGACCGGCAGAGCGGTGTGGGCAGCGGTGGCCGGGGCGATCCCTGCCTTCCTGATCGCGCTTGCGCTGCCGCACGTCTGGTATCTGGGCCTGCTGTGGATCTGCGCGCTTCTGGCATTTCTCGCGGTCGACGCGGCGGCCGGGCGCGGGCGCGCCTCGCTCAGCGCCAGTCTCTCGGCGCCGCCGCAGGTCGGCGTCGGCGGGCGCTTTACCGTGCATGTCGCGGCCAGCCTCGGCCAGCGGGCGCGCATGCTGCAAGCGCGTGTCGGCCACGATCAGCGTGTGGAGCCGGTCAGCCGCACCGGCGGCGCGTTGCCGGCCAACGGCGGCACGATCGACCTCGAATTCACCGCGCGCAGGCGCGGCATCGCCAGTTTCGACCGGGTCTGGCTGCGCTGGAACGGCCCGTTCGGACTGACCTGGAACCAGGTCGTGCTGCCGATGGACCGCAAGGTGGCGGTGCTGCCCGATGTCAGCAGCGCCCGCGATGAGGCGATCACCTTGCTGCAGCGCTCCGCGCTCGCCGACGGCCACGCGCAGAGGCGCGCCGGCCAGGGCCGCGAGTTCGAGGCGCTGAAGGACTATCAGCCTGGCATGGGCCGGCGGATGATCGACTGGAAGCGCAGCGCCCGCCACGGCAAGCTTCTGGCGCGCGAGTTCAGGGTCGAGGAGAACAACAACATCGTGCTGGCGATCGACAGCGGCCGGCTGATGTGCGAGCCGGTCGACGGCGTGCCGAAAGTCGACCGCGCGGTAACGGCAGCACTTCTGTCGGCCTTCATTGCGCTCAAGGGCGGCGACCTTGTCAGCCTGTTCTCCTTCGATGCCACGCCTCGCGTCTCGAGCGGCGCGGTGCGCGGCTCGCCGAGCTTCACGATGATCCAGAAGCGCGCGGCCGAGATCGACTATTCCAGCGCGGAGACCAATTTCACCCTGGCGCTGACGACATTGGCGGCCAAGCTCGACCGACGCTCGCTGGTCATCGTCTTCACCGATTTCGTCGACCCGATCAGCGCGGAACTGATGCTGCGCACCGTCGGCCGGCTGACCGAGCGGCATCTGGTGCTGTTCATGCTGATGAAGGATGTCGAACTGGAGACGCTGGCCGACATGCAGCCCACGAAACCCGAGGATGTGGCCCGCGCGGTCACCGCGGGCGGCCTGCTTCGGGAGCGGCAAGTGGTTATCGGGCGGCTGCGGCTGCTTGGCGCGCATGTGATCGAGGCCGACCATCAGCGGCTCGGTCCGGCGCTGGTCGAGCGTTATATCCAGCTCAAGGAGGAGAACCTCCTATGA
- a CDS encoding AAA family ATPase, producing the protein MNVDDVKALATAIREEVAKAITGQRDTVDLMLTALFAGGHILLEGPPGTAKTMTARCFAQALGVAYGRIQFTPDLMPGDIVGSNIYNFQSGQFTLTRGPIFCDLLLADEINRTPPKTQAALLEAMQEHAVTFDGTTHALSQNFMVVATQNPIEHQGVYPLPEAQLDRFLFKHRVSYPDLKEERAIIVHHGGGTASHDIAQYGIKAQTDRKTLEAALATVGDVTLVDDVVGYIAALVRRTRESPDLEVGASPRAGAMLARAARARAALDGRAYVIPDDVKALAIPALRHRVILSPAAQIDGRLVEQIVSDLVDQTEAPR; encoded by the coding sequence GTGAACGTCGATGATGTGAAGGCCCTGGCGACCGCGATCAGGGAAGAAGTGGCGAAAGCGATCACCGGGCAGCGCGACACGGTCGATCTGATGCTGACGGCATTGTTCGCCGGCGGCCACATATTGCTGGAAGGCCCGCCGGGAACCGCCAAGACCATGACCGCGCGATGCTTCGCGCAAGCACTTGGCGTCGCCTACGGCCGCATCCAGTTCACGCCCGACCTGATGCCTGGCGATATCGTCGGCTCAAACATCTACAATTTCCAGAGCGGTCAGTTCACGCTGACGCGCGGGCCGATCTTCTGCGACCTTCTGCTTGCCGACGAGATCAACCGCACGCCGCCGAAGACGCAGGCCGCCCTTCTGGAGGCCATGCAGGAACATGCCGTCACCTTCGACGGCACCACGCATGCGCTCAGCCAGAACTTCATGGTGGTGGCGACGCAGAATCCAATCGAGCATCAGGGGGTCTACCCCCTGCCCGAGGCGCAACTCGACCGTTTCCTGTTCAAGCACCGGGTGAGCTATCCCGATCTCAAGGAGGAACGCGCCATCATTGTGCATCACGGCGGCGGCACCGCCTCGCACGATATCGCGCAATACGGCATCAAAGCGCAGACGGACCGCAAGACACTGGAAGCAGCACTTGCCACGGTTGGTGACGTGACGCTGGTCGACGATGTCGTCGGCTATATCGCGGCCCTCGTGCGCCGCACGCGCGAAAGTCCGGACCTCGAGGTTGGCGCCAGCCCAAGGGCGGGCGCCATGCTGGCGCGGGCCGCACGCGCTAGGGCGGCACTCGATGGCCGCGCCTATGTCATCCCCGACGACGTCAAAGCGCTCGCCATACCGGCGCTGCGCCACCGCGTCATCCTGTCCCCGGCCGCGCAGATCGATGGGCGGCTTGTCGAGCAGATCGTTTCCGACCTCGTCGACCAGACGGAGGCGCCGCGTTGA
- a CDS encoding DUF4350 domain-containing protein: MSAPAAEAAQEPFSRKTLFWGIFASLLAAAGFFLLSTYAPDFRQPEGGGTPLSKGGSGYAGLVEWLKLANGQAPPMARSEQALGSGLASEFLLIVTIAPNSDPAALARIIELRSGKATLFVLPKWLTFPLQDHEGWETKIERLPDTVVNDWLGRIAKAKLGEGKSSVGQIDVAGRMVTAPEELQWVADDHPLIAAGNGKAVLTELDDEPFYILTDPDLINNAALKDPQKAAAALDIIAMLEPGKGAVMFDLTLHGVGQKYDLAKLLVEPPFLALTLSVLAAAVLAFLHGLGRFGPPRTEARAIAFGKRALVDTTAMLLKRAGRLGQLGDRYATLMRARAGALLGAPQGLPGEALDRWLDSRDRGEMQGFSRRFKAASEARTLAQMHEAAEALHDWTIRRLGERR, translated from the coding sequence ATGAGCGCGCCGGCGGCGGAGGCCGCGCAGGAACCGTTCAGCCGCAAAACCCTGTTCTGGGGCATTTTTGCCAGTCTGCTGGCCGCGGCGGGATTTTTCCTGCTGTCGACCTACGCGCCGGACTTTCGCCAGCCGGAAGGCGGCGGCACGCCCCTCTCCAAGGGCGGCTCCGGCTATGCCGGGCTCGTCGAGTGGCTGAAACTCGCCAATGGGCAGGCGCCACCCATGGCCCGCAGCGAGCAGGCTCTCGGCTCGGGCCTGGCGTCCGAATTCCTGCTGATCGTCACCATCGCGCCAAACAGCGATCCGGCTGCGCTGGCAAGAATCATCGAGCTCCGCTCGGGCAAGGCCACGCTGTTCGTGCTGCCCAAATGGCTCACCTTTCCGCTGCAGGACCATGAAGGCTGGGAGACGAAGATCGAACGGCTGCCCGATACGGTCGTCAACGACTGGCTCGGCCGCATCGCCAAGGCCAAGCTCGGCGAAGGCAAGAGTTCGGTCGGGCAGATCGACGTCGCAGGCCGCATGGTCACCGCGCCGGAGGAGCTGCAATGGGTGGCGGATGACCACCCCCTGATCGCGGCGGGCAATGGCAAGGCCGTTCTCACCGAGCTCGACGACGAGCCGTTCTACATCCTGACCGACCCCGATCTGATCAACAACGCCGCGCTGAAGGATCCGCAAAAGGCGGCGGCGGCCCTCGACATCATCGCGATGCTGGAGCCCGGCAAGGGCGCGGTGATGTTCGACCTGACGCTACATGGCGTCGGCCAGAAATACGATCTCGCCAAGCTTTTGGTCGAGCCGCCCTTCCTGGCGCTGACGCTGTCGGTGCTGGCGGCGGCCGTCCTCGCCTTCCTGCATGGGCTCGGCCGGTTCGGACCGCCGCGCACCGAGGCCCGGGCGATTGCCTTCGGCAAGCGGGCGCTGGTCGACACCACAGCGATGCTCCTGAAGCGCGCCGGGCGGCTCGGGCAGCTCGGCGATCGGTATGCGACGCTGATGCGTGCGCGTGCCGGCGCATTGCTCGGCGCGCCGCAAGGCTTGCCGGGCGAAGCACTGGACCGCTGGCTCGATTCCCGCGACCGAGGCGAAATGCAGGGCTTCAGCCGCCGCTTCAAGGCCGCGAGCGAAGCCAGGACCCTGGCGCAAATGCATGAGGCAGCGGAAGCGCTGCATGACTGGACGATAAGGAGGCTCGGTGAACGTCGATGA
- a CDS encoding DUF4129 domain-containing protein: MTVAQPQDAEWLAKIHKQLLADDSIQFDLPALVQPEPPEWLRPFLHALAKIGPYMIYLFWGAVIIGVAVIAVLVALEAKGVAWRLPWRRARKQAEAEEAWRPDASAAQILLSEADALAARGAYDEAVHLLLRRSVADIAGRLPDFLRPSLTARDIAGATSLPARARSAFSEIARIVEAALFARRPVGPEGWRQARGAYERFAFRDAWT, encoded by the coding sequence GTGACAGTCGCACAGCCGCAGGACGCCGAATGGCTGGCAAAGATACACAAGCAGTTGCTTGCGGACGATTCTATCCAGTTTGACCTGCCGGCGCTGGTGCAACCCGAGCCACCGGAATGGCTGCGGCCTTTTCTGCACGCACTGGCGAAGATCGGCCCCTATATGATCTACCTGTTCTGGGGTGCGGTGATCATCGGCGTCGCGGTCATCGCGGTTCTCGTTGCCCTCGAAGCCAAGGGCGTCGCATGGCGCCTGCCGTGGCGGCGCGCCCGCAAGCAGGCAGAGGCGGAAGAGGCATGGCGTCCGGATGCGAGTGCCGCGCAGATCCTGCTGTCCGAGGCCGACGCACTCGCCGCGCGCGGCGCCTATGACGAGGCGGTGCATCTTCTGCTTCGCCGCAGCGTCGCCGACATTGCCGGGCGGCTGCCCGACTTCCTGCGCCCGTCGCTCACCGCGCGCGATATCGCCGGCGCCACATCGCTGCCGGCGCGGGCACGCAGCGCCTTCAGCGAGATCGCGCGCATCGTCGAGGCAGCGCTGTTTGCCCGCCGGCCGGTCGGCCCCGAAGGCTGGCGGCAGGCGCGCGGCGCCTATGAACGCTTCGCCTTCCGGGATGCCTGGACATGA